A part of Solea solea chromosome 8, fSolSol10.1, whole genome shotgun sequence genomic DNA contains:
- the golga1 gene encoding golgin subfamily A member 1 isoform X2, giving the protein MFAKLKKKLAEEAATAPRSGVRIPRTISKESITSVGADSGDDFASDGSSSRDDLPTLLLRRNDQIRKLEAKLSAAIKKLQEQSESHQAGRAKMAEGMTLALEKKDQDWMEKMEILEKEKTELSAQLQDMMEQSLTLFKKRDDLDELEGFQQQELAKVKHMLLRKEEQLNQQERQLHKKEAEVQSAKRGLSEARGKLQTLEQQHDESCRLNSELEIEREELLLLREEADRKISELEGKCQELQSLVQQVSEDFQKSQSMVSTLENSLRDLQTEHDSLKLQQQKAAVTKEEKERLLVDLQKKVTSLERRLQGNLSQDEHLQELLQEKSIVEQSVAETRAELLTVRTNHADTVSSLEAQVSRMSCSITELQTLLRHKDDSSRAYRARTDTQVCNLEQQLLECSDRLKSAEQQITDKQQHMDQLRAVWSAEKAFLDQQVCLLQQQSEEKVGRLEQCIVSLEKDKQTLQDRLADVERQSDDVNATLTQRMEELEQCRLELNSRQTLSTEIAKALEESRRQKEELQKQVGEQTTSLQSSQQELSTVSEKLALAEENITALQNEVQSGQASQVQLQEQDERLRAQLKQMELDRDSELSSLKMELLSQTEQLDRCQARVLYLEVEVETLTEQLHSPAVCEDDHNGSVTVDDLDHIHKVNRELEQQLNDKNRTIKQLQQRLAELKRTLQKELKLKSEPEAEAKEKLTESRAEKQERFCPELSPVSTLSPPTSNTTVTNTSDLNDSREINFEYLKHVVLKFMSSREAEAFQLIRAVSVLLNFSREEEDMLKQTLEYKMSWFGSKPSPKGTIRPSVSGTSTQWR; this is encoded by the exons CGGCTATAAAGAAACTCCAGGAGCAGAGCGAGTCTCACCAGGCTGGCAGAGCCAAAATGGCCGAGGGGATGACTTTAGCTCTGGAGAAGAAGGATCAG GATTGGATGGAGAAGATGGAAATTCTGGAAAAG gaGAAGACTGAATTGTCGGCTCAACTGCAAGACATGATGGAGCAAAGTCTGACTCTCTTCAAGAAAAGGGATGACCTGGATGAACTGGAGGGTTTTCAACAGCAGGAGCTGGCCAAAGTGAaacacatg TTGCTGAGGAAGGAGGAGCAGCTGAACCAGCAGGAGCGACAGCTCCACAAGAAAGAGGCTGAAGTCCAGTCGGCAAAGCGTGGGCTTTCTGAGGCTCGAGGGAAACTCCAGACTCTAGAGCAGCAACATGACGAGAGCTGCAGACTCAACTCTGAACTGGAAATAGAGCG AGaggaactgctgctgctcagagagGAGGCCGACAGGAAGATCAGTGAGCTGGAGGGAAAATGTCAGGAGCTGCAATCGCTCGTCCAGCAGGTCTCTGAAGACTTCCAGAAG tcacagAGTATGGTGTCAACTCTAGAGAATTCACTCCGTGATTTACAGACTGAACATGATTCTCTAAAACTGCAACAGCAAAAG GCTGCTGTgacaaaggaggagaaggagcgcTTGTTGGTGGACCTTCAGAAGAAAGTCACCTCCCTGGAAAGACGACTGCAGGGGAACCTGAGTCAGGATGAGCATCTACAGGAGCTTCTCCAGGAG aagTCCATCGTGGAGCAAAGTGTAGCTGAGACCAGAGCGGAGCTGCTGACCGTGCGGACAAACCATGCTGATACTGTCAGCTCACTGGAGGCACAG GTTTCCAGAATGAGCTGCAGCATCACTGAGCTGCAGACCCTGCTGCGACACAAGGACGACTCTTCCAGGGCCTACAGAGCGAGAACAGACACACaa gtttgtaacctggagcagcagctcctggagtGTAGTGACAGACTGAAGAGTGCTGAGCAGCAGatcacagacaaacagcagcacatgGATCAACTG cGTGCAGTGTGGAGTGCAGAGAAAGCCTTTCTGGACCAGCAGGTGTgtttgttgcagcagcagagtgaggaGAAGGTCGGTCGACTGGAACAATGCATTGTGTCATTAGAGAAGGATAAACAGACGCTGCAGGACAGATTG gcTGATGTGGAGAGGCAGAGTGATGATGTGAATGCCACGCTGACGCAGAGgatggaggagctggagcagtGCAGG CTGGAGCTCAACAGTCGGCAGACGCTGAGCACAGAAATCGCCAAAGCTCTTGAAGAAAGCAGGCGACAGAAGGAAGAGCTGCAGAAACAg GTTGGAGAGCAGACCACATCCCTGCAGAGCTCACAGCAGGAACTGTCCACTGTCAGTGAGAAGCTGGCGCTCGCAGAGGAAAACATCACAGCTCTACAGAACG aggtGCAGAGTGGACAGGCCTCTCAGGTCCAGCTGCAGGAGCAGGACGAGCGACTGCGAGCTCAGCTCAAGCAGATGGAGCTGGACAGAGACTCTGAGCTGAGCAGcctgaagatggagctgctcaGTCAGACAGAGCAGTTAGACCGCTGCCAGGCACGG GTCTTGTATCTGGAGGTGGAGGTAGAAACTCTGACAGAACAGCTTCACagccctgcagtgtgtgaggaCGACCACAACGGGAGTGTGACGGtggatgatctggatcacattCACAAAGTCAACAGAGAGTTGGAGCAGCAGCTCAACGACAAGAACAGG ACCAtcaagcagctgcagcagagactggCTGAACTGAAGAGAACACTGCAGAAAGAACTG AAGCTGAAGTCTGAACCAGAGGCTGAAGCGAAGGAGAAGCTGACAGAAAGCCGAGCAGAAAAGCAGGAGAGGTTTTGTCCGGAGCTCTCGCCGGTGTCGACCCTGAGTCCCCCGACCTCCAACACCACCGTGACCAACACGTCCGACCTCAACGACTCACGGGAAATCAACTTTGAATACCTCAAACATGTCGTCCTCAAGTTTATGTCCTCCAGAGAGGCTGAG GCGTTTCAGCTAATACgagctgtttctgtgctgctgAACTTCTCCCGTGAGGAAGAAGACATGTTGAAGCAAACTCTAGAGTACAAG ATGTCCTGGTTTGGGTCCAAGCCTTCTCCTAAAGGGACGATCCGGCCTTCGGTCTCAGGCACCTCGACTcagtggagatga